GGCTTGCATTCACTTGAGCAGCTCCCGGCAGACCGGCTTGTCGTGGGGCGCGCCGAGCAGTTCGCAGATCGTGCCGCACAGTTCGGTCTGCAATGGCTTGGCCGCGGGGTCGAGGCTGAACGCGTCGCCGAAGACGAACAGCGGCACTTCGCGTTCCTCGGCCAGCAGGCCGTTGTGCGAGCGGTCGTTGTTCATGCCGTGGTCGGCGGTGACCAGCACCTGATAGCCCTCTTCCAGCCAGCGTGGCAGGTAGTCGGCCAGCAGGATGTCGGCGCTGCGCGCGGCGTTGCGGTACTGGCTGCTGTCCAGGCCGTGGCGGTGGCCGGCGTCGTCGATGTTCATCGGGTGCACCAGCAGGAAGTTGGGGGCGTGGCGGCGGCGCAGGTACTCGGCGTCGGCCAGCAGGTGCGAATCGGGGTAGTGGTCGGCGTAATAGAACAGGCCGTGCTGGATGGGTAGCTTCGGTGCGTGGGTGTGGCGGTCGCGCAGCGGGTCGAAGGGCGAGCGGTTGTACAGTTCGCTCATCCAGTGGTAGGCCGCCGCCGCGGTGCCCAGGCCCGCCTCGCGGGCGTAGTGGAACACGCTGCGTTGGTTGGACAGGCGGTTGACGTTGTTGTGCACGATGCCGCTGTCGATGGGCGGCACGCCGGTGAGGATGCATTCGTACAGCGGCCGCGACAGCGACGGCAGTTCGCATTCGACGCGATACAGCGCGGCGCGGTCGGCCTCGACGTAGGCGTGCAGGTGGCCCATGGCGTGGTGCGCGACCTGGTGGTTGAGGCCGTCGAGCAGGACCAGGATGACGTTGTGTTGCATGGTGGCTCCAGTCATGTACCGCGTTGCCTTCTTCGCGGGTAAACCCGCTCCCACAGGGAGTGATGCTGTCCTCAAGGTCAGCACGGCACCTGTGGGAGCGGGTTTACCCGCGAAAGGGCCGGTTCAGGCGCTAGTCAACTCGCCCCTTACTCCATCTCGATGATCACCTGCTCCTGCCACTTCTGTGGCAGGGCCTTGGAGGTCGCTTCCCAGGCTTCGGCGTTCTTGATCGGTTGGGCCGCCTTGTACTGCTCGTTGGGCAGCAGCTTGGCCTGCACGTCCGCCGGCAGCTTCAGGTGCTCGGCGCGGATCGGCCGGGCGTGGCCGATGGCCAGGTTGGTCTGGCCGGCATCGCTGAAGATGTACTCGCGGGCAAGCTTCGCCGCGTTCGGGTGCTTGGCGTACTTGTTGATGATGGTGGTGTAGCCGGAGGTGACCGAACCATCCGACGGGATCAGCACTTCAAAGCGCTTCGGGTCGATCTGGTCGCGGTAGCTCAGGCCGTTGAAGTCCCACACCACACCGACTTCCACCTCGCCCTTCTCGAGGGTCTGGATGGTCGGGTTGGCCAGCGACAGGCGTTTCTGCTGGGCCAGCTTGGTGAACAGCTGCAAGCCCGGCTCGATGTTGCTCTCGTCGCCCTTGTAGGCGATGGCGGCGGCAAGCACGCCATTGGCGGCCTGGGCGGCGGTACCGACGTCACCGATGGCGACCTTGTACTTGCCCTTCTCCAGGTCGTGCCAGCTGGCGGGGCGCTCGCCTTCCTTGACCAGGTCCTTGTTGATGATGAAGGC
This genomic stretch from Pseudomonas entomophila harbors:
- a CDS encoding alkaline phosphatase family protein, which encodes MQHNVILVLLDGLNHQVAHHAMGHLHAYVEADRAALYRVECELPSLSRPLYECILTGVPPIDSGIVHNNVNRLSNQRSVFHYAREAGLGTAAAAYHWMSELYNRSPFDPLRDRHTHAPKLPIQHGLFYYADHYPDSHLLADAEYLRRRHAPNFLLVHPMNIDDAGHRHGLDSSQYRNAARSADILLADYLPRWLEEGYQVLVTADHGMNNDRSHNGLLAEEREVPLFVFGDAFSLDPAAKPLQTELCGTICELLGAPHDKPVCRELLK
- a CDS encoding ABC transporter substrate-binding protein, encoding MKKLFMASLLGSAIAFCTTAMADDLKALEDAARKEGTVNSVGMPDAWANWKGTWEDLAKKYGLKHSDTDMSSAQEIAKFDAEKDNASADIGDVGAAFGPIAATKGVTQPYKPSTWEQVPAWAKDKDGHWALAYTGTIAFIINKDLVKEGERPASWHDLEKGKYKVAIGDVGTAAQAANGVLAAAIAYKGDESNIEPGLQLFTKLAQQKRLSLANPTIQTLEKGEVEVGVVWDFNGLSYRDQIDPKRFEVLIPSDGSVTSGYTTIINKYAKHPNAAKLAREYIFSDAGQTNLAIGHARPIRAEHLKLPADVQAKLLPNEQYKAAQPIKNAEAWEATSKALPQKWQEQVIIEME